One region of Sulfuriroseicoccus oceanibius genomic DNA includes:
- a CDS encoding integrase catalytic domain-containing protein, producing the protein MAPAMEMSESSIEEYTLKMQARYARRRSKQARSRLLDEYVAVTGRERKHANKVLLGHKRNPSTKKRRGAPRRYGEELVSELRRCWLAMDQPCGKRMKDMLPLWIEHIEYSAGVREQLKQVSAASIDRHLASFKVTASKKARPPKPASAVKRLIDVRAESWDVSEPGWTEVDTVAHCGGDMSGSFIWTLTSVDVFSGWTELRATWNRGQHACCEALESIWSSQPFKLLGVDSDNGGEFLNHHLHQRLKGHGIKQTRSRPYFKNDQAYVEQKNYTHVRELLGYERFEHQELIEGLNELLTNWSLWKNLFCVTMQQVSKERVGSKQIRKHAKQSRTPAQRLLDGSTLTPREEERLRDLLEAHNPFEMRERIRQLEDKFWETRNNLYLGDEEALVVEGRTPLRSDRPSTTTKERTTHKVASVSQL; encoded by the coding sequence ATGGCACCAGCCATGGAAATGAGTGAATCAAGCATAGAAGAATACACGCTGAAGATGCAGGCGAGGTACGCTCGCAGGCGATCGAAACAGGCTCGATCCAGGCTATTGGATGAATATGTCGCGGTAACCGGCCGTGAGAGAAAGCACGCCAACAAGGTGCTTTTGGGGCATAAGAGAAACCCTAGCACAAAGAAGCGCCGTGGGGCTCCGCGGCGATATGGAGAGGAACTGGTGAGTGAACTCAGGCGTTGCTGGCTGGCGATGGATCAGCCCTGTGGCAAGCGCATGAAGGACATGCTGCCGTTGTGGATCGAGCACATTGAGTATTCGGCAGGTGTACGTGAACAACTCAAGCAAGTGAGTGCAGCGAGCATTGATCGGCATCTGGCGTCTTTCAAAGTGACCGCCAGCAAGAAAGCCCGCCCACCGAAGCCTGCCTCAGCGGTAAAGAGGCTGATTGATGTGCGAGCGGAAAGCTGGGACGTGTCGGAGCCGGGGTGGACTGAGGTTGATACCGTGGCCCACTGTGGCGGAGATATGAGCGGAAGCTTCATCTGGACGCTCACCAGCGTGGATGTATTTAGCGGTTGGACCGAGCTGAGAGCTACGTGGAATCGAGGTCAACACGCTTGTTGTGAAGCCCTTGAAAGCATTTGGAGCTCGCAGCCATTCAAGTTACTTGGAGTTGATAGCGATAACGGTGGCGAGTTTTTAAACCATCACCTCCACCAACGTCTAAAAGGCCATGGAATCAAACAAACCCGCTCACGGCCCTACTTCAAAAACGATCAAGCCTACGTCGAGCAGAAGAACTATACCCATGTCAGAGAGTTGCTTGGCTACGAACGTTTCGAGCACCAAGAGTTGATCGAAGGTCTAAACGAGCTACTCACCAATTGGAGCCTTTGGAAGAACTTGTTTTGCGTAACGATGCAACAAGTCAGTAAAGAAAGAGTAGGCTCCAAACAGATCCGAAAACACGCCAAGCAGAGCCGCACGCCGGCACAGCGCCTACTGGATGGATCAACACTCACTCCAAGGGAAGAGGAGCGGCTGCGTGATTTACTAGAAGCTCACAATCCTTTTGAGATGCGAGAAAGGATCCGCCAACTCGAAGACAAATTTTGGGAGACTCGGAACAACCTCTACCTCGGGGACGAAGAAGCCCTTGTCGTTGAGGGGCGGACTCCGCTACGCTCCGACCGCCCCTCAACGACAACCAAAGAACGAACCACACACAAGGTCGCTTCGGTGTCCCAATTATGA
- a CDS encoding TolC family protein, translating into MNRVIHVALCILPLIAAGCRSGGGSDDGSQTGASAVDIAATASPASAYSVPSSASVDDLVALAIARHPSVAAARHKVERLESMVDQVSALPDPSAKVTAGQLAETAAGRVDGVIGVEQRIPFPGKRRARAERAHRQADVARAELDALRLSHAARVRDAYWRYYQAARTVGVLGESRAALVQMQESVDVRVRADKAAQQDLLKVGNELGLVDQKIITATAQVTAMRARLNSLLHRPVNAPLPSPRKPVPSRVSTALDAMIAEAQSRHPDVAAAKSRVAMFNAQQKMADLERWPDFAIGMQYGAVSNRGLAPSANGRDQFGATVGVTIPLWRKKLDAIDREAREGLAEAGDALAAVRSEVGYNVAAAVARVDSARRVVTLFESSILPDANQALELALVGYSADTEGFIDVIDAWRQSLAYQLQQVDNQAALGAAAAALKLAAGIE; encoded by the coding sequence ATGAACCGTGTTATTCACGTGGCGCTCTGCATCCTGCCGCTGATCGCGGCAGGATGTCGGAGCGGTGGTGGTTCCGACGATGGCTCTCAGACTGGAGCTTCAGCTGTCGATATCGCAGCAACCGCTTCACCTGCGTCCGCTTATTCGGTGCCGTCGTCGGCATCGGTCGATGATCTCGTCGCGCTTGCGATTGCCCGCCATCCGTCAGTCGCTGCAGCCCGTCACAAGGTCGAGCGCCTCGAATCAATGGTCGATCAAGTTTCGGCTTTGCCCGATCCGTCGGCAAAGGTCACCGCCGGTCAGTTGGCGGAAACGGCTGCCGGTCGAGTTGACGGTGTGATCGGGGTCGAACAACGCATTCCGTTCCCAGGGAAGCGTCGGGCGCGTGCCGAGAGAGCACATCGTCAGGCGGATGTTGCGCGCGCCGAGTTGGATGCACTGCGCCTCTCCCATGCGGCACGTGTTCGCGATGCTTACTGGCGCTATTATCAGGCGGCCCGTACGGTGGGGGTATTGGGTGAATCGCGTGCCGCCCTTGTTCAGATGCAGGAATCGGTTGATGTTCGAGTCAGGGCAGACAAGGCAGCGCAACAAGATCTGCTGAAAGTCGGGAACGAGTTGGGGCTGGTTGACCAGAAGATCATCACGGCAACTGCTCAGGTTACGGCGATGCGTGCACGCCTCAATTCGCTGCTTCACCGCCCGGTGAATGCGCCGTTACCATCGCCACGTAAGCCTGTACCCTCGAGAGTTTCGACTGCTCTGGATGCGATGATTGCTGAGGCTCAGTCGCGCCATCCAGACGTTGCTGCGGCGAAGTCACGGGTTGCGATGTTCAATGCTCAGCAGAAAATGGCTGATCTAGAACGGTGGCCGGATTTTGCTATCGGGATGCAATATGGAGCGGTGTCCAATCGCGGCCTTGCTCCATCGGCAAATGGTCGAGACCAGTTCGGGGCGACGGTTGGAGTAACCATTCCTTTGTGGCGCAAGAAACTCGACGCGATTGACCGTGAAGCACGTGAAGGATTGGCCGAGGCTGGCGATGCACTGGCCGCCGTGCGCAGCGAGGTCGGGTACAACGTGGCTGCTGCTGTCGCCCGCGTTGATTCCGCTCGGCGTGTGGTCACGTTGTTCGAGTCGTCCATCCTGCCCGATGCTAATCAAGCGTTGGAGTTGGCATTGGTCGGGTACAGTGCGGACACCGAGGGGTTCATCGATGTGATCGATGCGTGGCGTCAGTCATTGGCATACCAATTACAACAAGTGGATAACCAGGCGGCCCTTGGAGCCGCCGCTGCGGCACTCAAACTTGCCGCTGGGATCGAGTAG
- a CDS encoding efflux RND transporter periplasmic adaptor subunit has translation MNFDILSGSSLAGLRTILAAALCALMVVALPSCGGDDQVADGEGAVAEVWTCSMHPSVRSDKFGACPICGMDLIKLDPNAEDLGPRRVSFSDEAVALGQFVTAPVVRKLAEVEVRLAGRVELDETQVRTMTARFPARLDRLFLDYTGIRVNSGDHLAKVYSPELLVAQQELITAARTNPKGASANAAREKLRLWGFSAEQIAAVVASGKASDRTDIEAPVGGVVTERFVSEGDYVKTGDQLFELAAFDKVWVVFDAYESDLPWLRFGQRLEFTLDAVPGQSFTARVAYIDPILNPRTRTAKVRINLDNPDELVKPGMLATGKVIAQVAVGGKVATSDLAGKWISPMHPEIVKDEPGPCDVCGMPLVKAEELGYVMVDSAAVAMPMVVPTSAVLRTGERAIVYVEVPDRDKPTYEVREVLLGAKAGDEFIIEDGVREGERVVTNGAFKIDSELQIGGKVSMMQPGEPADLVARRAGEALVNDQMKALLNGYFIVQQALANDQPDAAAAGVLKLADIASAHMKVEGLSADDQQAWHDAVMAIREGAFAVGADGLTVKQRRVAFEPLTHALIALSREFGTGGTSAYVVHCPMAFGNRGADWLSATDEVLNPYFGDMMLRCGVVKSPLATFIPEPKEESN, from the coding sequence ATGAATTTTGATATACTGAGTGGCAGTTCGTTGGCAGGGCTGCGGACGATATTGGCGGCAGCGCTGTGCGCGCTGATGGTGGTGGCATTGCCATCGTGTGGAGGTGATGATCAAGTGGCCGACGGCGAGGGAGCGGTTGCCGAGGTCTGGACGTGTTCGATGCACCCATCGGTGCGCAGCGACAAGTTCGGTGCCTGTCCGATCTGTGGAATGGATTTGATCAAACTCGATCCCAATGCGGAGGATCTCGGGCCAAGACGCGTGTCGTTCAGCGACGAGGCTGTCGCCCTCGGGCAGTTTGTTACGGCTCCGGTAGTACGCAAGCTCGCGGAGGTCGAAGTGCGTTTGGCCGGGCGTGTCGAGCTTGATGAAACCCAGGTGCGCACGATGACTGCACGCTTTCCCGCGCGTCTCGACCGCTTGTTTCTCGATTACACCGGGATTCGCGTAAACAGCGGTGATCACCTTGCCAAGGTCTACAGTCCTGAATTACTGGTCGCTCAGCAGGAGCTGATCACTGCGGCGCGGACGAACCCCAAAGGGGCATCGGCGAATGCAGCCCGGGAAAAACTGCGATTGTGGGGTTTTTCTGCTGAACAGATCGCTGCTGTGGTGGCATCAGGGAAGGCAAGTGATCGGACCGATATCGAGGCGCCTGTCGGAGGTGTGGTGACTGAGCGGTTTGTTAGTGAGGGTGATTATGTGAAAACTGGTGATCAGCTGTTCGAGCTTGCCGCTTTTGACAAAGTTTGGGTGGTATTCGACGCCTACGAGTCCGACTTGCCGTGGCTGAGGTTCGGTCAGCGATTGGAGTTTACATTGGACGCGGTTCCCGGGCAGTCATTCACCGCACGTGTCGCATACATTGATCCGATTTTGAATCCTAGAACCAGAACTGCGAAAGTTCGGATCAATCTCGACAATCCTGATGAGCTCGTGAAGCCCGGTATGCTCGCGACGGGGAAGGTGATTGCTCAAGTGGCAGTCGGAGGGAAAGTCGCAACGAGCGACCTGGCTGGTAAGTGGATCAGCCCGATGCACCCTGAGATTGTGAAAGACGAACCCGGGCCATGTGATGTCTGTGGAATGCCGCTGGTCAAGGCGGAGGAGCTCGGGTACGTGATGGTGGACTCTGCCGCCGTAGCAATGCCGATGGTGGTGCCTACTTCCGCAGTGTTGCGGACGGGGGAGCGAGCGATCGTCTATGTTGAAGTGCCGGATCGGGACAAGCCGACTTATGAGGTGCGCGAAGTGCTGCTCGGCGCTAAGGCTGGTGACGAATTCATTATCGAAGACGGAGTGAGGGAAGGTGAGCGGGTCGTGACAAACGGAGCGTTCAAGATTGATTCGGAACTCCAGATTGGCGGCAAGGTTAGCATGATGCAACCGGGTGAGCCCGCCGACCTTGTGGCCCGAAGGGCCGGCGAGGCATTGGTCAATGATCAGATGAAGGCCTTGCTGAACGGTTACTTCATTGTGCAGCAGGCCCTTGCTAATGACCAACCTGACGCTGCAGCAGCAGGAGTTCTTAAGTTGGCTGATATCGCATCCGCTCATATGAAAGTGGAAGGCCTCAGTGCAGATGATCAGCAGGCATGGCATGACGCCGTGATGGCGATCCGTGAGGGTGCGTTCGCTGTGGGCGCTGATGGACTGACGGTGAAACAACGACGCGTCGCGTTCGAGCCCCTGACCCACGCGCTGATTGCTTTGTCACGCGAGTTTGGCACGGGAGGCACATCGGCCTACGTCGTGCATTGTCCGATGGCATTCGGTAATCGCGGAGCGGATTGGTTGTCGGCAACCGATGAAGTGCTGAACCCATATTTTGGTGACATGATGTTGCGCTGCGGTGTGGTGAAATCACCACTCGCCACATTCATCCCGGAACCTAAGGAGGAATCCAATTAG